CACAGGCCATTACGCCGATGCGCCAACTGCGGACGAGCAACAAAATGAGCTGACGCGCGTCCGGGCCGCCGTTCGCGAGGGTCTTGCCCGGGGATTGGCGGTCCATGCCGGGCATGGGCTGCATTACCAAAACGTTCAGGCCATTGCAGGTATCCCCGGCATATCCGAGCTCAATATCGGCCATGCCATTGTAGCGCATGCTTTGTTCGTGGGGTTCCAACAGGCTGTACGGGAAATGAAAAACCTTATGGTGGAAGCCTGCAAATGATTTATGGAATCGGAACGGACCTGGTCGAACCATCCCGCATCGCAAGGCTGCTGGAGAAGTACGGGGAGCGCTTTGCCAAACGTCTGCTCTCCGACGAGGAATGGCCCGAATATGTGAAGAGCGGCCAGCCAGCCATGTTTCTCGCCAAGCGATTCGCCGCCAAGGAGGCCCTCTCCAAGGCGATCGGGACCGGTATGCGCTATCCCGTCAGCTTGA
The window above is part of the Nitrosospira sp. Is2 genome. Proteins encoded here:
- the acpS gene encoding holo-ACP synthase, yielding MIYGIGTDLVEPSRIARLLEKYGERFAKRLLSDEEWPEYVKSGQPAMFLAKRFAAKEALSKAIGTGMRYPVSLNKIQISHDSLGKPYFTFHPELSSLVRNAGITGHHLSISDELNLACAFVILEK